In a genomic window of Vidua chalybeata isolate OUT-0048 chromosome 30, bVidCha1 merged haplotype, whole genome shotgun sequence:
- the PRPH gene encoding peripherin yields MSRRDRDPGMPPPLTVAPGRLAAAAAARGAEREELAALNDRFAAFLERVRALERQNGTLRAALGRATAATGPRTGLVQGELRGLRERLQRLGRDRDRLQAERDGLATDLAALRQRLEDETQKREDAEKSLVLFRKDVDHATLSRLELERKVELLMDEIGFLKKLHEEELRDLEVSGPSPAGLAEVEVCKPELTAALREIRTQYESIAVKNLQEAEEWYKSKFADLSDAANRNHEALRLAKQEMNESRRQIQSLTCEVDGLKGVNEALQRQMREMEDEFGEEIGNYQDVVGRLEQEIQQMKEEMARHLREYQDLLNVKMALDIEIATYRKLLEGEESRITIPLHPTTSFSMRSSVLEPQPAESPARRMVLIKTIETRDGQQVVTESHKERAGK; encoded by the exons ATGAGCCGCCGTGACCGCGACCCCGGGATGCCGCCGCCCCTCACCGTGGCCCCGGGGcggctggcggcggcggcggcggcgcggggcgcggagcgggaGGAACTGGCGGCGCTGAACGATCGTTTCGCCGCTTTCCTGGAGCGGGTGCGGGCGCTGGAACGGCAGAACGGGACCCTCCGCGCCGCCCTGGGCCGCGCCACCGCCGCCACCGGGCCCCGCACCGGGCTGGTGCAGGGGGAGCtgcgggggctgcgggagcggctGCAGCGTCTCGGCCGCGACCGGGACCGGCTCCAGGCTGAGCGGGACGGGCTCGCCACCGACCTGGCGGCCCTGCGGCAGCG gctggaggACGAGACACAGAAGCGTGAGGATGCCGAGAAGAGTCTGGTCCTGTTCCGCAAG GACGTGGACCACGCCACGCTGTCTCGCCTGGAGCTGGAGCGCAAGGTCGAGCTGCTGATGGACGAGATCGGCTTCCTCAAGAAGCTGCACGAGGAG GAGCTGCGGGACCTGGAGGTGAGTGGCCCCAGCCCGGCGGGGCTGGCCGAGGTGGAGGTGTGCAAGCCGGAGCTGACGGCTGCGCTGCGGGAGATCCGCACCCAGTACGAGAGCATCGCTGTCAAGAACCTGCAGGAAGCCGAGGAGTGGTACAAGTCAAAG TTTGCCGACCTCTCGGATGCAGCAAACCGTAACCACGAGGCGCTGCGGCTGGCCAAGCAGGAGATGAACGAGTCCCGCCGGCAGATCCAGAGCCTGACCTGCGAGGTGGACGGGCTGAAGGGCGTG AACGAGGCGCTGCAGCGGCAGATGCGGGAGATGGAGGATGAGTTCGGGGAGGAGATCGGGAACTACCAGGATGTGGtggggaggctggagcaggagatcCAGCAGATGAAGGAGGAGATGGCGCGGCACCTGCGCGAGTACCAGGACCTGCTGAACGTCAAGATGGCCCTGGACATCGAGATTGCCACGTACCGCAAGCTGCTGGAGGGCGAGGAGAGCCG GATCACCATCCCACTGCACCCCACCACCTCCTTCAGCATGAGGAGCTCAG tgctggagcCCCAGCCTGCGGAGAGCCCGGCACGGAGGATGGTGCTCATCAAAACCATCGAGACACGGGATGGGCAG CAAGTGGTGACGGAGTCGCACAAGGAGCGAGCGGGGAAGTGA
- the LOC128801578 gene encoding tubulin alpha-1C chain — MRECISIHVGQAGVQIGNACWELYCLEHGIQPDGQMPSDKTIGGGDDSFNTFFSETGAGKHVPRAVFVDLEPTVIDEVRTGTYRQLFHPEQLITGKEDAANNYARGHYTIGKEIIDLVLDRIRKLADQCTGLQGFLVFHSFGGGTGSGFTSLLMERLSVDYGKKSKLEFSIYPAPQVSTAVVEPYNSILTTHTTLEHSDCAFMVDNEAIYDICRRNLDIERPTYTNLNRLISQIVSSITASLRFDGALNVDLTEFQTNLVPYPRIHFPLATYAPVISAEKAYHEQLTVAEITNACFEPANQMVKCDPRHGKYMACCLLYRGDVVPKDVNAAIATIKTKRTIQFVDWCPTGFKVGINYQPPTVVPGGDLAKVQRAVCMLSNTTAIAEAWARLDHKFDLMYAKRAFVHWYVGEGMEEGEFSEAREDMAALEKDYEEVGADSMEGDEEGEEY, encoded by the exons ATG CGCGAGTGCATCTCCATCCACGTGGGCCAAGCGGGCGTGCAGATCGGCAATGCGTGCTGGGAGCTGTACTGCCTGGAGCACGGCATCCAGCCCGACGGGCAGATGCCCAGCGACAAGACCATCGGCGGCGGGGACGACTCCTTCAACACCTTCTTCAGCGAGACGGGCGCCGGCAAGCACGTGCCCCGGGCCGTGTTCGTGGACCTGGAGCCCACGGTGATCG ACGAGGTGCGCACCGGGACGTACCGGCAGCTCTTCCACCCCGAGCAGCTGATCACGGGCAAGGAGGATGCGGCCAACAACTACGCCCGCGGGCACTACACCATCGGCAAGGAGATCATCGACCTGGTGCTTGACCGCATCCGCAAGCTG GCTGACCAgtgcacagggctgcagggcttCCTGGTGTTCCACAGCTTTGGCGGTGGCACCGGCTCTGGCTTCACCTCCCTGCTTATGGAGCGGCTCTCTGTCGACTACGGCAAGAAGTCCAAGCTGGAGTTCTCCATCTACCCGGCCCCGCAGGTGTCCACGGCCGTGGTGGAGCCCTACAACTCCATCCTCACCACCCACACCACCCTGGAGCACTCCGACTGCGCCTTCATGGTGGACAACGAGGCCATCTACGACATCTGCCGCCGCAACCTGGACATCGAGCGCCCCACCTACACCAACCTGAACCGCCTCATCAGCCAGATCGTGTCCTCCATCACGGCCTCGCTGCGCTTTGACGGAGCCCTGAACGTCGACCTGACAGAATTCCAGACCAACCTGGTGCCCTACCCCCGCATCCACTTCCCGCTGGCCACCTACGCCCCGGTCATCTCTGCTGAGAAGGCTTATCACGAGCAGCTGACGGTGGCCGAGATCACCAACGCCTGCTTCGAGCCGGCCAACCAGATGGTCAAGTGTGACCCGCGGCACGGCAAGTACATGGCGTGCTGCCTGCTGTACCGCGGGGACGTGGTGCCCAAGGATGTCAACGCCGCCATCGCCACCATCAAGACCAAACGCACCATCCAGTTTGTGGACTGGTGCCCCACGGGTTTCAAGGTGGGCATCAACTACCAGCCGCCCACGGTGGTGCCCGGGGGCGACCTGGCCAAGGTGCAGCGCGCCGTGTGCATGCTGAGCAACACCACGGCCATCGCCGAGGCCTGGGCCCGCCTGGACCACAAGTTTGACCTGATGTACGCCAAGAGGGCGTTCGTGCACTGGTACGTGGGGGAGGGCATGGAGGAGGGCGAGTTCTCGGAGGCCCGTGAGGATATGGCTGCCCTGGAGAAGGATTATGAGGAGGTGGGGGCTGACAGCATGGAAGGCGATGAGGAAGGGGAGGAATACTAG
- the TUBA1A gene encoding tubulin alpha-1A chain, producing the protein MRECISIHVGQAGVQIGNACWELYCLEHGIQPDGQMPSDKTIGGGDDSFNTFFSETGAGKHVPRAVFVDLEPTVIDEVRTGTYRQLFHPEQLITGKEDAANNYARGHYTIGKEIIDLVLDRIRKLADQCTGLQGFLVFHSFGGGTGSGFTSLLMERLSVDYGKKSKLEFSIYPAPQVSTAVVEPYNSILTTHTTLEHSDCAFMVDNEAIYDICRRNLDIERPTYTNLNRLIGQIVSSITASLRFDGALNVDLTEFQTNLVPYPRIHFPLATYAPVISAEKAYHEQLSVAEITNACFEPANQMVKCDPRHGKYMACCLLYRGDVVPKDVNAAIATIKTKRTIQFVDWCPTGFKVGINYQPPTVVPGGDLAKVQRAVCMLSNTTAIAEAWARLDHKFDLMYAKRAFVHWYVGEGMEEGEFSEAREDMAALEKDYEEVGVDSVEGEGEEEGEEY; encoded by the exons ATG CGCGAGTGCATCTCCATCCACGTGGGCCAAGCGGGCGTGCAGATCGGCAATGCGTGCTGGGAGCTGTACTGCCTGGAGCACGGCATCCAGCCCGACGGGCAGATGCCCAGCGACAAGACCATCGGCGGCGGGGACGACTCCTTCAACACCTTCTTCAGCGAGACGGGCGCCGGCAAGCACGTGCCCCGGGCCGTGTTCGTGGACCTGGAGCCCACGGTGATCG ACGAGGTGCGCACCGGGACGTACCGGCAGCTCTTCCACCCCGAGCAGCTGATCACGGGCAAGGAGGATGCGGCCAACAACTACGCCCGCGGGCACTACACCATCGGCAAGGAGATCATCGACCTGGTGCTTGACCGCATCCGCAAGCTG GCTGACCAgtgcacagggctgcagggcttCCTGGTGTTCCACAGCTTTGGCGGTGGCACCGGCTCTGGCTTCACCTCCCTGCTTATGGAGCGGCTCTCTGTCGACTACGGCAAGAAGTCCAAGCTGGAGTTCTCCATCTACCCGGCCCCGCAGGTGTCCACGGCCGTGGTGGAGCCCTACAACTCCATCCTCACCACCCACACCACCCTGGAGCACTCCGACTGCGCCTTCATGGTGGACAACGAGGCCATCTACGACATCTGCCGCCGCAACCTGGACATCGAGCGCCCCACCTACACCAACCTCAACAGGTTGATAGGCCAGATCGTGTCCTCCATCACGGCCTCGCTGCGCTTTGACGGAGCCCTGAACGTCGACCTGACAGAATTCCAGACCAACCTGGTGCCCTACCCCCGCATCCACTTCCCGCTGGCCACCTACGCCCCGGTCATCTCTGCTGAGAAGGCTTATCACGAGCAGCTCTCAGTGGCCGAGATCACCAACGCCTGCTTCGAGCCGGCCAACCAGATGGTCAAGTGTGACCCGCGGCATGGCAAGTACATGGCGTGCTGCCTGCTGTACCGCGGGGACGTGGTGCCCAAGGATGTCAACGCCGCCATCGCCACCATCAAGACCAAGCGCACCATCCAGTTTGTGGACTGGTGCCCCACGGGTTTCAAGGTGGGCATCAACTACCAGCCGCCCACGGTGGTGCCCGGGGGCGACCTGGCCAAGGTGCAGCGCGCCGTGTGCATGCTGAGCAACACCACGGCCATCGCCGAGGCCTGGGCCCGCCTGGACCACAAGTTTGACCTGATGTACGCCAAGAGGGCGTTCGTGCACTGGTACGTGGGGGAGGGCATGGAGGAGGGCGAGTTCTCGGAGGCCCGTGAGGATATGGCTGCCCTGGAGAAGGATTATGAGGAGGTGGGGGTGGATTCTGtggaaggggagggagaggaggaaggggaggaataCTAA
- the LOC128801576 gene encoding tubulin alpha-1B chain has translation MRECISIHVGQAGVQIGNACWELYCLEHGIQPDGQMPSDKTIGGGDDSFNTFFSETGAGKHVPRAVFVDLEPTVIDEVRTGTYRQLFHPEQLITGKEDAANNYARGHYTIGKEIIDLVLDRIRKLADQCTGLQGFLVFHSFGGGTGSGFTSLLMERLSVDYGKKSKLEFSIYPAPQVSTAVVEPYNSILTTHTTLEHSDCAFMVDNEAIYDICRRNLDIERPTYTNLNRLISQIVSSITASLRFDGALNVDLTEFQTNLVPYPRIHFPLATYAPVISAEKAYHEQLSVAEITNACFEPANQMVKCDPRHGKYMACCLLYRGDVVPKDVNAAIATIKTKRSIQFVDWCPTGFKVGINYQPPTVVPGGDLAKVQRAVCMLSNTTAIAEAWARLDHKFDLMYAKRAFVHWYVGEGMEEGEFSEAREDMAALEKDYEEVGVDSVEGEGEEEGEEY, from the exons ATG CGCGAGTGCATCTCCATCCACGTGGGCCAAGCGGGCGTGCAGATCGGCAATGCGTGCTGGGAGCTGTACTGCCTGGAGCACGGCATCCAGCCCGACGGGCAGATGCCCAGCGACAAGACCATCGGCGGCGGGGACGACTCCTTCAACACCTTCTTCAGCGAGACGGGCGCCGGCAAGCACGTGCCCCGGGCCGTGTTCGTGGACCTGGAGCCCACGGTGATCG ACGAGGTGCGCACCGGGACGTACCGGCAGCTCTTCCACCCCGAGCAGCTGATCACGGGCAAGGAGGATGCGGCCAACAACTACGCCCGCGGGCACTACACCATCGGCAAGGAGATCATCGACCTGGTGCTTGACCGCATCCGCAAGCTG GCTGACCAgtgcacagggctgcagggcttCCTGGTGTTCCACAGCTTTGGCGGTGGCACCGGCTCTGGCTTCACCTCCCTGCTTATGGAGCGGCTCTCTGTCGACTACGGCAAGAAGTCCAAGCTGGAGTTCTCCATCTACCCGGCCCCGCAGGTGTCCACGGCCGTGGTGGAGCCCTACAACTCCATCCTCACCACCCACACCACCCTGGAGCACTCCGACTGCGCCTTCATGGTGGACAACGAGGCCATCTACGACATCTGCCGCCGCAACCTGGACATCGAGCGCCCCACCTACACCAACCTGAACCGCCTCATCAGCCAGATCGTGTCCTCCATCACGGCCTCGCTGCGCTTTGACGGAGCCCTGAACGTCGACTTGACAGAATTCCAGACCAACCTGGTGCCCTACCCCCGCATCCACTTCCCGCTGGCCACCTACGCCCCGGTCATCTCTGCTGAGAAGGCTTATCACGAGCAGCTCTCAGTGGCCGAGATCACCAACGCCTGCTTCGAGCCGGCCAACCAGATGGTCAAGTGTGACCCGCGGCACGGCAAGTACATGGCGTGCTGCCTGCTGTACCGCGGGGACGTGGTGCCCAAGGATGTCAACGCCGCCATCGCCACCATCAAGACCAAACGCAGCATCCAGTTTGTGGACTGGTGCCCCACGGGTTTCAAGGTGGGCATCAACTACCAGCCGCCCACGGTGGTGCCCGGGGGCGACCTGGCCAAGGTGCAGCGCGCCGTGTGCATGCTGAGCAACACCACGGCCATCGCCGAGGCCTGGGCCCGCCTGGACCACAAGTTTGACCTGATGTACGCCAAGAGGGCGTTCGTGCACTGGTACGTGGGGGAGGGCATGGAGGAGGGCGAGTTCTCGGAGGCCCGTGAGGATATGGCTGCCCTGGAGAAGGATTATGAGGAGGTGGGGGTGGATTCTGtggaaggggagggagaggaagaaggggaGGAATACTAA